In Deinococcus sp. QL22, the following are encoded in one genomic region:
- a CDS encoding aspartate aminotransferase family protein: MTQTAPTPADQPIQPSTSSVFYRSSKTYPLAVRGEGVYLYDSEGKRYLDGSSGALVANIGHGRAEVGEAMAAQARALAFVHGSQFTSPVLEEYASRLAAFLDLPDFRFWAVSGGSEATESAIKLARQYHAERGDTGRYKVVTRIPSYHGASLGALAASGMGARRSLYLPLMREEAWPKMPKPDPTLSGEADAERLRAVLEAAGPESVAAVMVEPVVGASDAALTPGASYHTRLHAICREYGVLLIADEVMSGMGRCGTPLAVRLDDQVTPDIVVLGKGLAAGYAPLAGLMASADIYNTVMGGSGAFKHGFTYAGHPVSVAAGLSVLDIVERENLVAPAQERGAQLLAGLRELRARHPQVLGVRGQGLLLGMVLGDPATEEAYATPGLAERVAAAARARGLITYPGSGAVDGVRGDHLLLGPPLSISAAEVGEMLAALDGALGAAG; encoded by the coding sequence ATGACCCAGACCGCCCCAACACCCGCCGATCAACCCATTCAGCCCTCCACATCCAGCGTCTTCTACCGTTCCAGCAAGACCTACCCTCTGGCCGTGCGGGGCGAAGGCGTGTATCTGTACGATTCAGAGGGGAAGCGCTATCTGGACGGCAGTTCCGGGGCATTGGTGGCGAACATTGGGCATGGGCGGGCCGAGGTAGGCGAGGCGATGGCGGCGCAGGCCCGCGCTCTGGCGTTCGTTCACGGCTCGCAGTTCACGTCCCCTGTGCTGGAGGAATACGCCTCCCGGCTGGCCGCCTTTCTGGACTTGCCCGACTTCCGGTTCTGGGCTGTATCGGGCGGTTCGGAGGCCACCGAGAGCGCCATAAAACTGGCGCGGCAGTATCACGCCGAGCGGGGCGACACGGGCAGATATAAGGTAGTGACCCGGATTCCCAGCTATCACGGGGCGTCGTTGGGGGCGCTGGCAGCCAGCGGCATGGGTGCACGCCGCAGCCTGTATCTGCCCCTGATGCGCGAGGAAGCGTGGCCCAAAATGCCCAAGCCTGACCCCACACTGAGCGGGGAAGCCGACGCCGAACGCCTGCGGGCCGTGCTGGAAGCGGCGGGGCCAGAGTCGGTGGCGGCGGTGATGGTGGAACCGGTGGTTGGCGCGTCGGATGCGGCGCTGACGCCGGGGGCGAGCTACCATACGCGCCTGCACGCCATTTGCAGGGAATACGGCGTGCTCCTGATTGCCGATGAGGTCATGAGCGGCATGGGCCGATGCGGGACGCCGCTGGCCGTGCGTCTTGACGACCAGGTGACGCCTGACATCGTGGTGCTGGGCAAAGGGCTGGCGGCAGGCTACGCACCGTTGGCCGGATTGATGGCGAGCGCCGACATTTACAACACCGTGATGGGCGGCAGCGGCGCATTCAAGCACGGCTTTACCTACGCGGGCCACCCGGTCAGCGTGGCAGCGGGCCTGAGCGTGCTGGACATCGTGGAGCGGGAAAACTTGGTGGCGCCGGCACAGGAGCGCGGCGCACAACTGCTGGCCGGACTGCGCGAACTGCGGGCCCGGCACCCACAAGTGCTGGGAGTGCGGGGGCAGGGGCTGTTGCTGGGGATGGTGCTGGGCGATCCGGCCACCGAGGAAGCCTACGCAACTCCCGGTCTGGCCGAACGGGTGGCCGCCGCTGCACGGGCACGCGGCCTGATCACCTACCCCGGCAGCGGCGCAGTCGACGGCGTGCGCGGCGATCACTTGTTGCTGGGGCCACCGCTGAGTATCTCGGCGGCAGAGGTGGGGGAAATGCTGGCGGCGCTGGATGGGGCGTTGGGCGCGGCGGGCTAG
- a CDS encoding DinB family protein produces MTDAPTPDRNERAQIAFARLLPKLFRGGQAFVGVEATLSGLDAETACQRPQNLPHSVAELLAHVNWWNRWMLAIIEEGRAQPYPAHAAETWPLVQASDWRRTRNDFYELLARIDPHAARPDLASPVNHEETIGELLADMALHTAHHFGQIVTVRQALGAWPPAGGGDTW; encoded by the coding sequence ATGACCGACGCCCCCACCCCAGACCGCAACGAACGCGCCCAGATCGCTTTTGCCCGCCTGCTGCCCAAGCTATTTCGCGGCGGGCAGGCCTTTGTGGGCGTGGAAGCTACCCTGTCGGGCCTGGACGCCGAAACGGCCTGCCAGCGCCCCCAGAACTTGCCGCACAGCGTGGCCGAACTGCTGGCGCACGTGAACTGGTGGAACCGCTGGATGCTGGCGATTATCGAGGAAGGCCGCGCCCAGCCCTACCCCGCCCACGCTGCCGAAACGTGGCCGCTGGTACAAGCATCGGATTGGCGGCGCACCCGCAACGACTTTTACGAGTTGTTGGCCCGCATAGACCCCCACGCCGCACGCCCCGACCTTGCCAGCCCCGTAAATCACGAGGAAACCATCGGTGAACTGCTCGCAGATATGGCCCTGCACACGGCGCACCACTTCGGGCAAATTGTGACCGTGCGCCAAGCACTTGGGGCGTGGCCTCCGGCGGGCGGCGGCGATACATGGTGA
- a CDS encoding L-glutamate gamma-semialdehyde dehydrogenase translates to MTAHLMAGFLPFEHEPYHDFTQPAVAQAQREAFTKVREQYVGRTFPLYIGSERREGGDAYEVRNPADTREVVWCFPNASAQQRDAAIAAAQEAFQTWRFSDPFQRASIFKRAAELLRTRRMEFNAVMTLENGKNWAEADGEVAESVDHFEVFARETLRWAEGKPVYPMPDEHVTTVYEPLGVVVCISPWNFPSAIPLGMALGALAAGNTVIWKPASETPLSSLLMLELLFEAGLPRNTVQFLTGTDDVLGDPLVDSPSVRMIAFTGSKEIGCRIVERAAKVQPGQRWIKRVMAEMGGKDPTVVCADGDIEAAAKGIVQAAFGYAGQKCSACSRVIAEDSVYDDLLNRVTELARGLKVGLPEDNGAIGPVIHAGSAERIGRAIEAGQKTARLVLGGDTPEVGDRQGGYVSPTIFADVDPRDPLFQDEIFGPVLAFSRARDWQHAIDLANDSDYGLTAAFYSRDPHKISEARRRMHVGNLYINRKCTGALSGTHAFGGYGMSGTNAKVGGPDYLFWFLQTKTIAQKY, encoded by the coding sequence ATGACCGCACACCTGATGGCAGGCTTTCTGCCTTTTGAACATGAGCCGTACCACGACTTTACTCAGCCCGCCGTGGCGCAGGCCCAGCGCGAGGCTTTTACAAAAGTCCGGGAGCAGTACGTGGGCCGCACTTTTCCGCTGTACATCGGCAGCGAGCGGAGAGAAGGCGGCGACGCATACGAGGTTCGCAACCCCGCCGACACCCGCGAAGTGGTCTGGTGCTTCCCCAACGCGAGCGCCCAGCAGCGGGACGCCGCTATTGCCGCCGCGCAAGAGGCCTTCCAAACATGGCGCTTTTCTGACCCCTTCCAGCGGGCCAGTATTTTTAAGCGGGCCGCCGAACTGCTGAGGACGCGGCGCATGGAATTCAACGCCGTGATGACGCTGGAAAACGGCAAAAACTGGGCCGAAGCCGATGGAGAAGTGGCCGAATCGGTGGATCATTTTGAAGTCTTTGCCCGCGAAACTCTGCGCTGGGCCGAGGGAAAACCCGTGTATCCCATGCCCGACGAACACGTGACCACCGTGTACGAACCGCTGGGCGTGGTGGTCTGTATCAGCCCGTGGAATTTTCCGAGTGCCATTCCGCTGGGCATGGCGTTGGGTGCGCTCGCGGCGGGCAATACCGTGATCTGGAAACCTGCCAGTGAAACGCCGCTGTCGAGCCTGCTGATGCTGGAACTGCTGTTCGAGGCGGGCCTGCCCAGAAACACCGTGCAGTTCTTGACCGGAACCGACGATGTGCTGGGCGACCCCCTTGTAGACAGCCCCAGCGTCCGCATGATCGCCTTTACGGGCAGCAAGGAAATCGGTTGCCGGATCGTGGAACGCGCCGCCAAAGTGCAGCCCGGCCAACGCTGGATCAAGCGCGTGATGGCCGAAATGGGCGGCAAAGACCCGACGGTGGTGTGCGCCGACGGAGACATAGAAGCCGCCGCCAAAGGCATCGTGCAAGCCGCATTTGGCTACGCAGGCCAGAAGTGCAGCGCGTGTAGCCGGGTCATTGCCGAAGACAGCGTGTACGACGACCTGCTGAACCGCGTAACCGAACTGGCGCGGGGCCTGAAGGTCGGCCTGCCGGAAGACAACGGAGCAATAGGGCCAGTAATTCATGCTGGAAGTGCCGAGCGCATTGGGCGGGCGATAGAAGCTGGACAGAAGACGGCGCGGCTGGTGCTGGGCGGCGATACTCCTGAGGTGGGGGACAGACAGGGCGGCTACGTCTCCCCCACCATCTTTGCCGATGTCGACCCCCGCGATCCTCTGTTTCAAGACGAAATCTTTGGCCCCGTGCTGGCCTTTTCCCGCGCCCGCGACTGGCAGCACGCCATAGACCTCGCCAACGATTCGGACTACGGGCTGACCGCCGCCTTTTACAGCCGCGATCCCCACAAAATCAGCGAGGCGCGGCGGCGGATGCATGTGGGCAATCTGTACATCAACCGCAAATGCACAGGCGCACTGTCGGGCACACACGCTTTTGGCGGCTACGGCATGAGCGGCACCAATGCCAAAGTGGGCGGCCCGGATTACCTGTTCTGGTTTTTGCAGACGAAGACGATTGCTCAGAAGTACTGA
- a CDS encoding FAD-binding dehydrogenase, with the protein MTTNRVLADSVQADVIVVGAGLAGVVAAAEAADAGARVLLLDQEGEQNLGGQAFWSFGGLFMIDTPEQRRLGIHDSPELARRDWHNTATFDRPEDHWPRRWADAYLDFAAGEKRAWLHGMGMRWFPAVGWAERGGQGAAGPGNSVPRFHVTWGTGPGVLEPFLRRVRAHVAAGKITLHFRHRVRALNISGGVVVGVSGDILEVSDVARGEPSSRVVVGDFSHSAGAVIVTSGGIGGNQELVRRNWPTERLGAAPAFMVSGVPQHVDGQMQATAQAAGASLINPDRMWHYTEGLRNWNPVWPQHGIRVLPGPSSLWLDPYGVRLPHPHYPGFDTLGTLSHITRSGYPYTWFVLNRQIIRKEFALSGSEQNPDLTGKNIGLTLRRVAGVQAPVQAFMDNGEDFVVRQNLPELVAGMNALAGNELLSLATVQSQIEDRDAQTHNKAGKDPQLALVRGARALAGERLVRVAPPAPILDPAHGPLIAVRMNILTRKTLGGLETDLQGRVLRAGGAVFPGLYAAGEVAGFGGGGMHGYRSLEGTFLGGCLFSGRVAGRAAAGVV; encoded by the coding sequence ATGACGACCAATCGGGTGCTGGCTGATTCTGTACAGGCAGACGTGATCGTGGTGGGTGCGGGGCTGGCTGGAGTGGTGGCCGCTGCCGAGGCCGCCGACGCGGGCGCACGGGTGCTGCTGCTGGATCAGGAAGGTGAACAGAATCTGGGCGGTCAGGCCTTCTGGTCGTTTGGCGGCCTGTTCATGATCGATACGCCCGAACAGCGGCGGCTGGGAATTCACGACAGCCCCGAATTGGCCCGGCGCGACTGGCACAACACCGCCACCTTTGACCGGCCCGAAGACCACTGGCCCCGGCGCTGGGCCGACGCTTACCTGGATTTCGCCGCCGGAGAAAAGCGGGCCTGGCTGCACGGCATGGGCATGCGCTGGTTTCCGGCAGTGGGCTGGGCCGAACGCGGCGGTCAGGGTGCGGCGGGCCCCGGCAACAGCGTGCCCCGCTTTCATGTTACCTGGGGCACCGGGCCGGGCGTGCTGGAACCCTTCTTGCGGCGGGTGCGGGCGCATGTGGCCGCCGGAAAAATCACCCTGCATTTTCGCCACCGTGTCCGCGCCCTGAATATTAGCGGTGGCGTGGTGGTCGGCGTTTCCGGCGACATTCTGGAAGTGTCGGATGTGGCACGCGGCGAGCCTTCTTCGCGGGTGGTGGTGGGCGATTTCAGCCACAGCGCGGGCGCGGTCATCGTCACGTCGGGCGGCATTGGCGGCAATCAGGAGTTGGTGCGCCGCAACTGGCCCACCGAGCGTCTGGGCGCAGCTCCAGCCTTTATGGTGTCGGGCGTGCCGCAACACGTAGACGGTCAGATGCAGGCCACCGCGCAGGCTGCGGGCGCAAGCCTGATCAACCCAGACCGCATGTGGCACTACACCGAAGGCCTCCGCAACTGGAATCCAGTGTGGCCCCAGCACGGCATCCGGGTGCTGCCCGGCCCCAGCAGCCTGTGGCTCGATCCCTACGGTGTGCGCCTACCCCACCCGCATTACCCCGGCTTCGATACGTTGGGCACGCTGTCGCACATCACCCGCAGCGGGTATCCGTATACGTGGTTCGTGCTGAACCGCCAAATTATTCGTAAGGAGTTTGCGCTTTCTGGAAGCGAGCAAAACCCTGATCTGACGGGCAAAAACATCGGCCTGACCCTGCGGCGCGTGGCGGGCGTGCAGGCTCCGGTGCAGGCCTTCATGGACAACGGGGAAGACTTCGTGGTGCGCCAGAACCTGCCCGAATTGGTGGCGGGAATGAACGCATTGGCGGGCAACGAACTGCTGAGCCTCGCCACGGTGCAAAGCCAAATAGAAGACCGGGACGCCCAGACCCACAACAAGGCAGGCAAAGACCCTCAACTGGCGCTGGTACGCGGCGCACGTGCCCTCGCCGGAGAACGCCTGGTGCGTGTGGCTCCGCCCGCGCCGATCCTCGATCCCGCGCACGGCCCCCTGATTGCGGTGCGCATGAATATTCTGACCCGCAAAACACTGGGCGGCCTGGAAACCGACCTTCAGGGCCGGGTCTTGCGGGCAGGCGGCGCAGTCTTTCCCGGCCTGTACGCCGCCGGAGAGGTGGCAGGCTTCGGGGGCGGAGGCATGCACGGCTACCGCTCGCTGGAAGGCACGTTTTTGGGCGGCTGCCTGTTCAGTGGCCGGGTGGCGGGGCGGGCGGCGGCGGGTGTGGTGTAG
- a CDS encoding Crp/Fnr family transcriptional regulator yields the protein MALYPSNPVSTTGTMLPNALDLRSRPIRRGDTLYYAGDQAPTLYRVETGLLRAVRLTPQGRNLTVRHMRPGDIFGEETLHDQPRSHQVMALTDATITPIHLQHLTGAELWEVTRSLSTQLQRVMNDGVHIQDGELRERIARYLLNLADSSLGGAHPDNLRFVRATHELIAEGTGATRESVSKLIGEMRDDGLLTPAYRCLTLTDERQLRALSGYHG from the coding sequence ATGGCCCTGTACCCGTCCAACCCAGTCAGCACCACCGGCACCATGTTGCCTAACGCCCTCGACCTCCGCAGCCGCCCGATTCGGCGGGGCGATACGCTGTACTACGCGGGCGATCAGGCCCCCACGCTGTACCGAGTCGAAACGGGCCTTCTGCGGGCCGTGCGCCTGACTCCTCAGGGCCGCAACCTGACCGTGCGCCATATGCGCCCCGGCGATATTTTCGGCGAAGAAACCTTGCACGACCAGCCCCGCAGCCATCAGGTCATGGCCCTCACCGACGCCACCATCACGCCCATTCACCTGCAGCACCTCACGGGTGCAGAACTCTGGGAAGTGACGCGCAGCCTCAGCACCCAACTCCAGCGCGTGATGAACGACGGCGTTCACATTCAGGACGGCGAACTCCGTGAGCGGATTGCCCGTTACCTGCTGAACCTAGCCGATTCCAGCCTGGGCGGAGCGCACCCCGACAACCTGCGTTTTGTGCGGGCCACACACGAACTGATTGCCGAAGGCACCGGAGCCACCCGCGAAAGCGTGAGCAAACTGATCGGCGAAATGCGCGATGATGGCCTGCTGACCCCCGCCTACCGCTGCCTGACTCTGACCGACGAGCGGCAGTTGCGGGCGTTGAGCGGATATCACGGCTAA
- a CDS encoding DNA double-strand break repair nuclease NurA — MRPMRIRLDPWPVDIEGGQLALTPFEGALIDIETPRWAAVAARPIPERLGRVYVVDGKRRMESRVFIEDDDGAAGMGGFGAYVVGAVSLCPHGTRPAELTDVKAMRVLAHAPGLRLDPCTLSPRDPHTGTLLYTPLENTTSDPLAALHTLQQAMLAAEQELSHGYASAVPIDEQDDREWLTTLSVQDGTLRGKNLYGAVVGCVKTIQTMYLPADRASLLAELKPGERTPILHMQYNNKTVTRFIWYVRLCKAAFYQHPMSGVMRLEMYAPDEPDFLPPIVKQVANLSGNLLLRLGSHAHKDPRAPQNLIPTAALEQAMARSMGSADLVTRRIRAHIARTFDPTVLA; from the coding sequence ATGCGCCCAATGCGGATTCGACTTGACCCCTGGCCTGTAGATATAGAGGGCGGGCAGCTGGCCCTGACGCCCTTTGAAGGTGCTTTGATTGACATAGAAACGCCGCGCTGGGCGGCTGTGGCGGCGCGGCCTATTCCTGAACGGTTGGGGCGTGTATACGTCGTAGACGGCAAGCGGCGCATGGAATCCCGCGTGTTCATTGAAGACGATGACGGCGCGGCGGGCATGGGCGGGTTCGGGGCGTATGTGGTGGGCGCGGTCAGCCTATGCCCGCACGGCACGCGGCCTGCCGAACTGACCGACGTGAAGGCCATGCGGGTACTGGCGCACGCGCCGGGGCTGAGGCTTGATCCCTGCACCCTCTCGCCCCGCGATCCGCACACCGGGACACTGCTCTATACACCGTTGGAGAACACCACGTCTGACCCACTGGCCGCGCTGCACACCTTGCAACAGGCGATGCTGGCCGCCGAACAGGAACTCTCGCACGGCTACGCCTCTGCCGTGCCGATAGACGAGCAGGATGACCGTGAATGGCTGACCACCCTGAGCGTGCAGGATGGAACTCTGCGCGGCAAGAACCTGTACGGCGCAGTCGTGGGCTGCGTCAAAACCATTCAGACCATGTACCTGCCCGCAGACCGTGCCTCGCTTCTGGCCGAACTGAAACCTGGCGAGCGCACGCCGATTTTGCACATGCAGTACAACAACAAGACGGTCACGCGCTTTATCTGGTACGTGCGGCTGTGTAAGGCGGCGTTTTATCAGCACCCCATGAGCGGCGTGATGAGGCTGGAGATGTACGCCCCCGACGAACCCGACTTTTTGCCGCCCATTGTGAAGCAGGTGGCGAACCTGAGCGGCAACCTGCTGCTGAGACTGGGCAGCCACGCCCACAAAGACCCCCGCGCCCCGCAGAACCTGATCCCCACCGCCGCGCTGGAGCAGGCGATGGCCCGCAGCATGGGCAGCGCCGATCTGGTCACGCGCCGGATTCGGGCGCACATTGCCCGCACCTTCGACCCAACGGTTTTGGCATGA
- a CDS encoding ATP-binding protein encodes MKLVEPARTIGMVLGTEDATPTIFWFAVTPGSSVQLDDLVVVQTHKPDGQPVNFYGLVDSVRKRHEGITFESDVADVVAGVLPAAVSYAARVLVTRVSPEDFIPPQPGDLVAHARGEALKMALSADKMEEAAFPAGLLADGQTLPLNFRFINGESGGHINISGISGVATKTSYALFLLHSIFRSGVMDRVAAKSGGQMAGTAGGRAIIFNVKGEDLLFLDKPNAKVVDREEKARLGKGFAQDRYAMLGLPMTPFRDVQFLAPPRESAVGGVIVPHVDQRSEGVTPFVFTLREFCLGRMLPYVFSDAGGSLNLGFVIGNIEEKLFKLAQAQKDNSAALHVEDWQAEPDQIIDEGLSFDDLGKTKIQTFSQLISYLEYKLLEENDGLGDKRWVLNQNQGTLRAFTRRLRGVQKTLTPLVRGDLTPQQAEQFRPNLIRGPHQLSVVDIHNLSGPAQMFVVGVLLRDLFEHKEKNGRQDTVFVVLDELNKYAPREGGGPIKDILLDIAERGRSLGIILIGAQQTASEVERRIVSNAAIRVVGRLDLAEAERPEYRFLPQSFRARAGILQPGTMLISQPDVPTPLLVNYPFPAWATRKDEVDDLVGRPVEEVGEEWLR; translated from the coding sequence ATGAAGCTGGTAGAACCCGCACGCACGATCGGCATGGTGTTGGGCACCGAGGACGCCACGCCCACTATTTTCTGGTTTGCCGTCACGCCCGGTTCCAGCGTGCAACTCGACGATCTGGTGGTGGTGCAAACGCACAAACCCGACGGCCAGCCGGTCAACTTTTACGGCCTCGTCGACAGCGTGCGTAAGCGGCATGAGGGCATCACCTTCGAATCCGATGTGGCCGATGTAGTGGCCGGAGTGCTGCCCGCCGCCGTGTCGTATGCGGCCCGCGTGCTGGTGACCCGCGTCAGCCCCGAAGATTTTATTCCGCCCCAGCCGGGCGATCTGGTGGCCCACGCACGCGGCGAGGCGCTGAAGATGGCCCTCAGCGCGGACAAGATGGAAGAAGCCGCGTTCCCGGCGGGCCTGTTGGCCGATGGACAGACCCTGCCGCTGAACTTCCGCTTCATCAACGGCGAAAGTGGCGGCCACATCAACATTTCCGGCATCAGCGGGGTGGCGACCAAAACCAGTTACGCCCTGTTTTTGCTGCACTCCATCTTTAGAAGCGGCGTGATGGACAGGGTCGCGGCCAAGAGTGGCGGCCAGATGGCAGGCACAGCGGGCGGGCGGGCCATTATTTTTAACGTGAAGGGCGAGGACTTGCTGTTTCTGGACAAGCCCAATGCCAAAGTCGTAGACCGAGAGGAAAAAGCCCGCCTAGGCAAAGGTTTCGCCCAAGACCGCTACGCCATGTTAGGCCTGCCCATGACCCCCTTCCGCGACGTGCAGTTCCTGGCCCCGCCCCGTGAGAGCGCGGTGGGCGGCGTGATCGTGCCACACGTAGACCAGCGCTCCGAGGGCGTGACGCCGTTCGTGTTTACCCTGCGCGAATTCTGTTTGGGCCGGATGCTGCCCTACGTCTTCAGCGACGCGGGCGGCAGCCTGAACCTCGGCTTCGTGATCGGCAACATCGAAGAAAAACTCTTTAAGCTGGCGCAGGCCCAGAAGGACAACAGTGCCGCGCTGCACGTGGAGGACTGGCAGGCCGAGCCCGATCAGATCATTGATGAGGGCCTCAGCTTCGATGACCTTGGCAAGACCAAGATTCAGACGTTCTCGCAACTGATTTCTTACCTGGAATACAAGTTGTTGGAGGAAAACGACGGTTTGGGCGACAAACGCTGGGTGCTGAACCAGAATCAGGGGACGTTGCGGGCCTTCACGCGCCGCCTGCGTGGCGTGCAAAAAACCCTGACGCCCCTCGTGCGCGGCGACCTGACGCCCCAGCAGGCCGAACAATTCCGCCCCAACCTGATTCGCGGGCCACATCAACTGAGCGTCGTGGACATTCACAACCTGTCTGGCCCCGCGCAGATGTTCGTGGTGGGGGTGCTGCTGCGCGACCTGTTCGAGCACAAGGAGAAGAACGGGCGGCAAGACACGGTATTTGTGGTGCTGGACGAGCTGAACAAGTACGCCCCCCGCGAAGGTGGCGGCCCCATCAAAGACATTCTGCTGGATATTGCCGAACGTGGCCGTAGCCTCGGCATCATCCTGATCGGCGCACAACAAACTGCCAGCGAAGTGGAGCGCCGGATCGTCTCCAACGCCGCGATTCGTGTGGTGGGCCGCCTAGACCTTGCCGAAGCCGAGCGGCCCGAATACCGCTTTTTGCCCCAAAGTTTCCGGGCGCGGGCGGGCATTTTGCAACCCGGCACGATGCTGATTTCTCAGCCGGATGTGCCGACGCCGCTGCTGGTCAATTACCCATTTCCAGCGTGGGCCACCCGAAAAGACGAGGTGGATGACTTGGTAGGGCGGCCCGTGGAGGAGGTTGGGGAGGAGTGGCTGCGGTAG
- a CDS encoding 2Fe-2S iron-sulfur cluster-binding protein, producing the protein MIQITVDGYGVVEAREGERLVLALERGGVDILHRCGGVARCTTCRVEFSAGEPEAMTQAEKDKLTEKGMQIGGAGGVRLSCQIECHHDMSLKPVQTVQNSGLEAGKAPAEAMEPEAVWV; encoded by the coding sequence ATGATTCAGATTACGGTTGACGGTTACGGAGTGGTTGAAGCCCGCGAAGGCGAGCGCCTGGTGCTGGCTCTGGAGCGCGGTGGCGTGGACATTTTGCACCGCTGCGGTGGCGTGGCCCGCTGCACCACCTGCCGCGTGGAATTCAGCGCGGGCGAGCCAGAAGCCATGACCCAGGCCGAAAAAGACAAGCTGACCGAAAAGGGAATGCAGATCGGCGGCGCGGGCGGCGTGCGCCTGTCTTGCCAGATCGAGTGTCACCACGACATGAGCCTGAAGCCTGTGCAGACCGTACAGAACAGCGGGCTAGAAGCCGGGAAAGCCCCAGCGGAGGCGATGGAACCGGAAGCAGTTTGGGTGTAA
- a CDS encoding PLP-dependent aminotransferase family protein, translating into MVAPITVPRLANKTSPPQSANLPLPLTLDRNSADALHVQLAAQLRAGVTSGTLSAGVVLPGSRAMAGSLRVTRGVVTLALAELAAEGVLDAVSGVGMRVAAGAARPATPPTTAALPAWFVLPPPAPVDAGQPREGISFKPGVAASHLLDVRAWRAAWQAATRTAPSGDYGPAAGSWPLRVALAAFLTRSRGLSADPACLMVTAGSLSALGLIAGLLPRGSRVLFENPGYRAARQVLLDAGHTVIPVPIDENGLITDNLPPARLVVVTPSHQYPLGVRMGVPRRLALLEWARQHDALIVEDDYDGEFRYGAPPLPPLTVLDEEGGGRVLYLGTLSKVLTPAVRTGFVVAPTALLPALERARVLADAGHNTVTQDALTHFILGGHLDRHVRRARRWHGQQQAALASALAPLTEGNRPLAQLGGIEAGLHACLHLTPPLKAETVAAALAQRGVFVGTLSTFMMQPVPEETAQQALVLGYGGLTVAQIETGARAIVEVVRAESARLAP; encoded by the coding sequence ATGGTGGCCCCCATAACAGTACCGCGATTGGCAAATAAGACCAGTCCACCTCAATCCGCGAATCTGCCGCTGCCCCTCACCCTTGACCGGAACAGCGCGGACGCCCTGCATGTGCAGCTGGCGGCGCAACTGCGGGCCGGGGTCACGTCTGGCACGCTGTCGGCGGGTGTGGTACTGCCCGGATCGCGGGCAATGGCGGGGTCACTGCGGGTCACGCGGGGCGTGGTCACATTGGCACTGGCAGAACTGGCGGCAGAAGGCGTGCTGGACGCAGTGTCTGGGGTAGGAATGCGCGTGGCAGCGGGAGCCGCCCGTCCCGCCACGCCGCCCACCACTGCTGCGCTGCCCGCGTGGTTCGTCCTGCCGCCCCCCGCTCCGGTCGATGCAGGACAGCCGCGAGAAGGCATTTCTTTCAAGCCCGGTGTGGCCGCCTCGCACCTGCTGGACGTGCGGGCGTGGCGGGCAGCGTGGCAGGCAGCAACGCGCACCGCGCCGAGCGGCGACTACGGCCCAGCGGCGGGAAGTTGGCCCCTGCGCGTGGCCCTGGCCGCGTTTCTGACGCGTTCGCGGGGACTGAGCGCAGACCCAGCGTGCCTGATGGTGACTGCGGGTAGCCTGAGTGCGCTGGGCCTGATCGCGGGCCTGTTGCCGCGTGGCAGCCGCGTACTGTTTGAGAATCCTGGCTACCGGGCGGCCAGGCAGGTGCTATTGGATGCGGGCCACACGGTCATTCCAGTGCCCATAGATGAAAACGGCCTGATCACGGACAACTTGCCACCTGCACGGTTGGTGGTGGTCACGCCGTCTCATCAGTATCCGCTGGGGGTCAGAATGGGCGTGCCCCGACGCCTGGCCCTGCTGGAGTGGGCCCGGCAACACGACGCCTTGATCGTAGAGGACGACTATGACGGAGAATTCCGCTATGGTGCACCGCCACTGCCGCCCCTGACTGTGCTGGATGAGGAAGGCGGAGGACGGGTGCTGTATCTGGGCACCCTGAGCAAAGTGCTGACGCCAGCAGTTCGCACCGGATTCGTCGTGGCCCCCACCGCTCTGCTGCCTGCATTGGAGCGGGCACGCGTACTGGCCGACGCCGGGCACAACACGGTGACCCAGGACGCCCTGACCCACTTTATTTTGGGCGGCCACCTAGACCGTCATGTGCGGCGGGCGCGGCGCTGGCATGGGCAGCAGCAAGCGGCGTTGGCGTCGGCCTTAGCGCCTCTGACCGAAGGCAATAGGCCGTTGGCCCAGTTGGGCGGAATCGAAGCTGGCCTGCACGCCTGCCTGCACCTGACCCCGCCCCTGAAGGCTGAAACGGTGGCCGCTGCCCTGGCCCAGCGCGGCGTATTCGTGGGAACCCTATCTACTTTCATGATGCAGCCCGTTCCAGAGGAAACGGCGCAGCAAGCCCTGGTGCTGGGCTACGGCGGCCTGACGGTGGCGCAGATAGAAACTGGGGCGCGGGCAATTGTGGAGGTGGTGCGGGCCGAGTCCGCTAGATTGGCCCCATGA